A window of Haloarcula marismortui ATCC 43049 genomic DNA:
GACCCTTCCATCCGGCGTTGAGCGCCACGACTTCGGCGGTGAGACGAGTCTCGCCACACAGGGACAGCCGGTGTACGGCGAGCGGACGGACGGTGACTGGCGGCGGTGGGACCCCCACCGCTCGAAGCTCGGTGCGATGCTTGCGCACGGAATGGACACCGGCCTCGGCGGCGGCGAGACAGTGCTGTACCTCGGTGCGGCAGCCGGGACGACCGTGAGCCACGTCGCTGATTTCGGCGGGCCGACTTACGCCGTCGAGTTCGCGCCCCGACCGGTGCGGGAACTGCTGGACGCCGCGGAGAGCCGGCGAAACCTCTTTCCGCTGCTCAAGGACGCACGCAAGCCTGAGAGCTACGCCCACGTCGTCGAACCGGTCGACGTGGTTGTACAGGATGTGGCAACCAGAGGGCAGGCCCGGGTGGCGACACTCAACAAACAGTTCCTGACCGACGACGGTCGGCTGCTCGCGGCTATCAAAGCCCGGAGCGAGGACGTGACTGCCGACCCCGACGCCGTGTTCGACAGCGTGCGTGCGGAACTCAGCGCCGAGTACGAACTGCTGGAGACGGCGCGACTGGACCCGTATCACGAGGACCATCTCGGTATCGTCGCTCGGCCCCGCAAGGACTGACGCGGGACCTCTTGTTCACGCGAGTCACGTCAGGATGGAATCCAGTTGTGCGGGCTGAGCGGGCGGGGACGGAAGGCTTTAGCGGGTCGATTCCGATGTGCTGATTAATGGACGCGACGGGTTCTGCCGAGCATTTTACCCGGATGGGGACGCTCGGCATCGAAGAAGAGTTCTACGTCGTCGACGAGTTCGGTCGCCCAACGTCTGGCACGGACGAACTCGTCTACGAGACGGAGCCACCAGCGGTTCTTGACGGGCGGCTCGACCACGAACTGTTCAAGTGCGTTATCGAGACGCAGACGCCGCGTATCGACGACCCGGCGAACGCCGGTGACCACCTCCGGTCAGTCCGGGACGCGCTGGTCGACCACGCCGAAGCGAACGGGTTCGGTATCGCCGCAGCGGGCCTGCACCCGCTGGCGAAGTGGCGCGAACTCGAACACGCCGAGAAACCGCGCTACAAGTCACAGCTGGACCGTATTCAGTACCCACAGCACCGCAACACGACCGCGGGGCTGCACGTCCACGTCGGCGTTGACGACGCCGACAAGGCCGTCTGGGTGGCAAACGAGCTTCGCTGGCATCTCCCACTGATGCTCGCGTTGTCGGCCAACTCCCCGTACTGGAACGGCTTCGACACCGGGCTGCAGTCCGCCCGCGGGAAGATATTCGAGGCCCTGCCCAACACCGGAATGCCGACAACCTTCGACGATTACGACGCCTTCGAGACCTACGAACAGCGGATGCTCGAAACCGGGAGCATCGACGACCGCGGCGAGCTCTGGTTCGACGTGCGGCCCCACTCCGGCCACGGCACTGTCGAGGTACGGGCCCCGGACGGGCAGGCCGACCCGGACCGGGTACTGGCCTTCGTTGAGTACGTCCACGAACTCGTTGTCGACCTCGCTGAGCGCTACGAGGATGGTGAGTCCGGTCGACGGCTCCGCCGGGAGTTCCTCGACGAGAACAAGTGGCGCGCGATTCGCCACGGCCAGTCCGCGGAGCTGCTGTCGCGTGACCTCTCAACGACGCGCTCGGTGGAGGAACTGGTCGAAATCGAGAGCGACCGTCTGGGGGTCGATGGGCTGTGGGAGCTGTACCACCGCGAAAGCGGCGCCGAGCGACAGCGCCGGCTTCGGTCGGAAGAGGGGGTCATGGCGCTTGCAGACTCACTGCGACTGTCCTGACGAAGGGTGTCGCCTGGGGCCGGAACGGATTGGTCGTTTCTAGACAGGGACTGGAGAGCCGGGGCAAGGGTTTTTATCCAGCTGTAGCTTTTGTCCTCACAGAGACAACGCATGTCTGCAGACGACAACGACCACGACGAGCTTGAGGACACAGACGATGTCCGGGACCGAATCGAGCAGGAGGCAGACCGCGCGGTCGAGCAGTTCGACGAAGGAATTGTCGACTTGCTGGCGTGGGTCCTCGACACGGAGACGCGGGCGCGGATCTACGTCCACCTGCGACAGCAGCCCGAAAGCACCAGCGAGGAGATAGCCGAAGGGACCGGCCTGTATCCGAGCACTGTCCGCGAGGCCCTGGCCGCGCTCACCGAGGAGGAGATCGTGACCCGCCAGAAGCGTGAGAGCGACGGCGCAGGCAACAATCCCTACGAGTACAGCGCCATTTCGCCGAGCGACCTCGTCAACACTATCGTCGGTGACATCCAGTCGGAACTGAACACGGTGTTCAACCTTGACGACCACATCGGCGGCGAGACGACACTGGAACCCGACAACGAGCCAGTGACGATTTCCGTCGAAGATGCGAACGATGACGCGACCGACGCCGACGCGAGCGAGGCCACTGGTGACGACGGAGACGAGTCCGAAGACGGCAACGACGACGCCGACGTGTAATCAAACTCGGCTCCAACAGGCTGTTTCACAAGTCGATATTACTAAACCTACCCGTGCCGTTGCCCGGGATATGAATGTCGCGCTGGGGGGAACGTTCGACCCGATTCACGACGGACACCGCGCGCTGTTCGAACGCGCATTCGAACTCGGGGACGTGACAGTTGGCCTCACCAGCGACGACCTCGCGCCGAAGACACGCCACGACCAGCGCCACGTTCGCCCGTTCAGCGAACGGCAATCCGCACTCGCCGACGAACTCGCGGCGCTCGCCACCGATCTGGAGCGCGAATGGGAGGTCCGGGAGCTCACCGAGCCGACCGGTATCGCCACGGAGCCGCAGTTCGACACGCTCGTCGTCTCGCCAGAGACGGAGACCGGCGGCCGCCGCATCAACGAAATCCGCGAGGAGCGAGGCCACGACCCGCTCGAAATCGAAGTCGTTCCGCACGTCCGCGCCGCGGACGGCGACATCATCTCTTCGACCCGGATCGTTGAGGGCGAAATCGACGAACACGGTAATCTCACGCCGAACCGCACCGGCCGCCAGAACATTTCGTAGTTACCAGCCCGGCGCTTCCAGCCCGGCTGTCTCCAGCAGGTCCTTCCAGCGCTGTTGAATCGTTAACCGAGAGACGTCTGTCGCCTCCGCGACGGCCGACTGTGACCGCTCCTCACCGGCGACCAGCGCACCAACGTACACACTGGCCGCCATTGTCGCCTGTTTGGACCGGTCCTCCTCCGGAACTGTCGAGAGGAACAGGTCAACTGCGTGGGACCGCGCCGCCGTCCCGAGGTCGAGCCTGTCCGACGCCGCTTCGATGTCGGAGAGCCACTCATCGTGCTCGATTCGGTCGCTGGCGCGGTACATACCAAGTCGTTGGTCCCCATCCTATCTAAACCTTCGTCGCCCGCAAGCGAAGGGTTCTTTATTCCAACACGGATAGCGACTGATGCGCGCGGGTTGCCGAGCCAGGCCAAAGGCGTAGCGCTTAGGACGCTATCCCGTAGGGGTCCGCCGGTTCGAATCCGGTCCCGCGCACTTCTCGACTCGAACAACGCGTGAGAGTCGTGAATGCGGAATGAGGATTCGAAGCACGGAACGAGCGAACGGAGTGAGCGACGTTCAGGCGGTTCGAATCCGGTCCCGCGCATTCTTGCTGCGAGCAACACGCGAGCAGCAGAATCGTCAGCGGATTCCGAACCCTGGAAGACGAGTGAAACGAGTCTTCCTCCGGTTCGAATCCGGTCCCGCGCATATTCTGTCCGAATAATAGTGAGGACGAATAGCGGCTGGAGCGAATTCGAGCCCTGCAAGGAACGCACAGCGAACTGCTGTGAGCGAGCATTTCTTGCTCTGGTTCGAATGCGGTCCCACACGGTCTTGTTACAAACGCGGGCGAGAGACGCCGGCCAGATTCTCACACCGCAGGAATCACAGCTGCCGCTTATAATGAGTGTTGGCGTTGTCTCAAAATGAGGGACTGACGATGTCAGTGTACGACCCACTCCGTGACTCGTCTGCTCGCCCCGCAGGATCGACTCGGTTCGACTATGCGGTTGACGACGCGGACAATCCGACCGAGCTCACCGTCTTCAGCGAACAGGACGATGAGCTCCCAACCCACTGGATTTCGGTCGACATCGAACACGCCGTCGCGCTCGATGAGATGCGGTGAGCGAGGGGTGGGCTCGCTCAGGTCGCGTCTGTCGATTTCTTGACGACAGAATGGACAGCGAACGCTCTGGAAGCGTTGTGTCCGAAGTAAGTTTGCGTGGGTGCAGTCCCAAGGGAATGCACCTGCACTCCGAGAGTGCGTGGGACCGGATTCGAACCGGCGGACCCCTACGGGACAGCGCCCTCAACGCTGCGCCGTTGGCCTGGCTTGGCTACCCACGCGCGCTCTGTCTGAGTGCATTCAACTGTTCCCGGTGGGTAAATAAAAGCGCTTTCGTTTGGACCCGCCCCGGGAGGGTGTGACACTCGGTCGAACCGGACGTTTGAAATATCACGAAACCGCTACGGGGGGCATGGCCAAATACTCGACCGGCAGTGGTGGCGATAGCGCCGGCGGGAGCTGTGAGCTCTGCGGTAGCGACGGCGGCGACCTCCAGACCGCGAACGTCGCTGGTGCGACCCTCCAAGTGTGTGACAGCTGTGCGCGTGACCACGGGGAAAACGAGCGAACGACAGGCAATGACAGCTCGCGCGACGAACAGAACCGGAAACGCAAAGCCGCACAGAACGCGGCGAAGCTGCAGGACGCGCAACGAGCCGATACGTCGCACTGGGAGGACGGCGCTGACTACGACGATGACCAGCTCCCGTATCTGGTCAGTAAGTACGGCGAGCGCGTAACGGAGGCGCGACAGGACGAGGGACTCCAGACGAGTGAGCTGGCCGAGGAACTCGATCTTGACGACGCAGACATCCTCGCTGTCGAGCAGGGGCGCGCGACGCAAGCGAACGTCGGCGGCTCGACAATCAAGGCGCTTGAGCAGTACCTCGACATCGACCTCGTCGAGTCCAACTGACCCCGGATATTTTGCCGACTCCGGTGTAACGGCCGGTATGGATCTCTCCGCTGCGCAGCGAGCCATCCGTGACACCGTTCGAGAGTTTGCCGTCGAGGACATCCGCCCGAAAGCCGCTGATGCCGACCGAGAACAATCGTTTCCCGAGGAATGCTGGGACGGGCTCGCGGATATCGACATCACCGGACTGACAACACCGGCGGAATACGGCGGCTTCGACGCCGACAAACCGACGTACGCACTGGTCAACGAGGAACTCGCGTACGGGTCGCTCGCGGTCGCGACGGCGCTGTCGGTCCACTGTCTCGCGACCTCGTGTATCGCACAGTTCGGCTCCAAAGCAGTGCAGGACGACTGGCTCCCGGAGATGGTCGACGGCCGCCCAGTCGGCGCGTTCGCGCTCTCGGAGCCACAGGCCGGGTCGAACCCGCGGGAGATGTCGACCACTGCCCGGCGCGATGGCGATGAGTACGTCATCAACGGCGAGAAGCAGTGGATCACCAACGGCAAACGGTCTGGCGTCGTCATCGTCTTCGCGAAGGCCGACCCCGACGACCCGGATTCGATAACGCAGTTCCTGGTGCCGAAAGACACAGAGGGACTCACCGTCGGTGAGAAAGAGGACAAACTCGGGCTCCGCGCGAGCGACACGACACCGCTCCAGTTCGACGGCGTCCGGGTTCCCGAGCGGTACCAGCTGACAGAGGAAGGTAAAGGGCTGGCCGCAGCCCTGTCGATTCTGACCACCGGTCGGGTCGCTATCGCTGCACAGGCTGTCGGACTCGCACAGTCAGCCCTCGACGAGGCCCTCGACTACGCCAAGGAACGCGAGCAGTTCGACCAGCCGATCAGCGAGTTCCAGACGATTCAGCACAAACTCGCGGACATGGCGACGAACGTACAGGCGGCGCGGCTGCTGACGTGGAACGCCGCACAGCAACTGGAACGCGGCGAGGATGCGAGAGCGGCAGCGAGCATGGCGAAGTACTTCGCGAGCGAGACGGCGGTCGAGGTGGCTAACGAGGCGATCCAGATCCACGGCGGCTACGGCTACACGACTGACTACCCCGTCGAGCGGTTCTACCGCGACGCGAAGGTGACGACTATCTACGAGGGGACCAGCGAAATCCAGCAGAACATTATCGCGCAGGACTTGCTGGAGTGAGTGGGCCGGGGCGAAGCGGTTTTGCGGGTGTCGGCCCTACCGCTTGGTGTGACACACGACGCTGTGATTTACGACCTTGACGGGACGCTCGTCAGGCTGGCTGTCGACTGGGACACAGTGACCAGCGACGTGGCGACGGTCCTGCGCGAACGAAACGTCGAGCCCGAGAGCCGTGACCTCTGGGAGATGCTGACGCTGTCTTCGGAGACTGGCCACCGTGACGCCGTCGAAGCGGCGATCACCGACCACGAGCGGACCGGTGCGCATGAGTCAGACCGACTGGCCCTCGCCGAGGGGCTCCCACACAGCGTCCCCGTCGGCGTGTGCTCGCTCAACGCAGAGGAGGCGTGTCGGGCGGCGCTGGATGTGCATGACCTCGACAGCTACGTCGGTCCGGTTGTCGGCCGTGACACCGTCGAGTCACCGAAACCAGACCCGGAGGGACTACTAGCGATTACCGATGAAATCGGCGTTGATCCCGAAGCGACGGTGTTCGTCGGCGATTCGGAGAGCGATGCGACGGCTGCACAGCGGGCCGGGATGACGTTCGAGTGGGCAAGCGAGTTCGATCAGGCCCGGTACCGCGCGTAAAGATAGACGCAGACGGCCGTCAGGAACCAGATGAGCGCGCCGACGCGGACCGCGAACAGCGCTCGCGCGGTCCAAGTCTGGAGCGTGACCGCGGTCGACGCGAGCACGACGAGCGGCGAGCCGACCAGAATCGTCGTCACGAACGTGACCTGCATCACCCACCCGAAGTCCACGCCGTCGGGGTCCGTTTTCTCGACTGTTGGCACGTCTGATGGTACAGCCAGGTGCGGCAAGCGCCTTGCGGTTTCCCGGGCGAAGTGCGCAACCCGAACAGGTAAGGCCCAGGCGCGCCCCCGCTCGGATATGCCAACTGTCCGGGACCTGCAGGCGATGGCTGGTGAGGAGCCGATCACGATGCTGACAGCGTACGACGCCGTTACCGCGAGCATCGTTGACGACACCGGCGTGGACGTCATTCTTGTCGGCGACAGCATGGGGAACGCCGTGCTCGGCCACGACGACACGCTCCCGGTCACGCTCGATGAGATGGCCTCCCGGGTCGGCGCGGTCGCACGCGGCGCGGACGACGCGCTGGTCGTCGCCGATATGCCGTTTCTCTCCTTCGGCGCGCACGAAAGCGAGAGCATCCAGAACTGTGGGCGAATGCTGAAAGAAGAGGGCGCAAACGCGATCAAGCTCGAATCTGGACCACATACAGTCGAACTGACCGAGCGGCTGACCGAGCTCGGAATCCCAACAATGGCCCACCTCGGGCTCACGCCACAGAGCGTGAACCAGACCGGCTACACGAGACAGGCGACGGGCCGTGAGGAGGCCGAGGAAATCCTCGACCTCGCGCGAGAGCACGAGGCCGCCGGCGCGTTCGCGCTGGTGCTCGAACACATCCCGGCCAACCTCGCGGCCAAGGTCACCGAGGCCGTTGATATCCCAACAATCGGTATTGGGGCCGGCGGTGACTGCGACGGTCAGGTGCTCGTTTTCACCGACGTGGTCGGCCTCTCGGAGTCCAGCCCGCCGTTCGCCGAGCAGTTCGGCGACGTTCGCGGTGAGGTGGCCGACGCTGTCGACGAGTACATCGACGCCGTTGAGTCCGGCGAGTTCCCGCGCGAGTCACACAGCCACACCGAAGACGAACTCGACGACCTGTACTGAGCGGTCACATCGGTATGTCGACCTACCCGGCTGCGGTCGTCTGATTTTCCATCCAGGCGTCGTACCCGGACTGGTTCTTGACGACGACGGTGGCGTCCATCTTACTGTGTCCGGCCCCGCACATCTCGGCGCAGTACAGTCGGTACTCGCCGGGTTCGGTGGCGTGGGTCCGGGCTGTCATCGTCCGGCCGGGGAAGATGTCCTGTTTGACGCCCAGTTGTGGAATGTAGATGGCGTGAATCACATCTGTTGTCCGCAGCCTGAACGTGACGTTCTTGTCGGCCGGAAGAACGAGCCGTTCCTCTGTCGTAACGCTGGCCTCGCCGTAGGAGAACTCCCACCCCCACTGGTAGGCAAGGACATCTATCTGCGTATCCTCCGCGAAGGCGTCGCCCCCGCCGGCGGATGCCTCGGCTGCTGCGGGCGTGATGTAGGGGTTGGCCATCACCACGAACGCCGAAACACCGACGAAGACGAGTATCGCGCCCGTCGCGGCCGTCCAGGTCACCTCTAGCGCCGGGTCGTCAACAGTCGGCTTCGGGTCGTCGTTGTTTCGGAACCGGTAGATCACGTACACAAGCGTGAGTTCCACGAATAGCGTCAGTGGCAGGGCGACGTACAGGAGTTGTTCGTTGAGGTCGTCGATAGCAGCCCTGTTGACCGACTGCGCTGTGACCGGAGCAGCAAGTAGCGAGAGCCCGACCACGACAAGGCCCGCCTGAAGCACGCGCCTTCGGAGACGCATTGTCACACTGTACCAATCGCCATGTCAAATAACTTGCCCAACGTTGCGTTAACTGAGGGGCGATCGCCGCAAGATCCGGGTCTCCGTGTGGTTTTATGAGCGTGGGCGTGTCAGAAATTGGTAACGTATAGCATGGCGACACGAGCAACCGTTCCGGCACGGCACGTCACACACAGATGCTAAACAGGGCTATCGTTGAGGGAACCGCTCTCGCTGTGCTGGCCCTGGCAGTGCTTTTCCTGTGGGTCCGGGAGCAACGGCAGGCGCGACCGGAGAGCGATGGCGGCTACACGACGCGGGAGGAGGTCGAATTCGAAATCGGTCGAATCCAGTCTGAACTGTCCCGCTGGCTGACGACGACGGATCACCGGGACATCGGCTTGCTGTACATCTTTTTCGGCACCGCCGCCGGCCTATGGGGCGGTGTCGACGCGATGATGCTCCGGACGGAACTGCTGACGCCGCCGGCGGACATCTGGACGCCGGAGACGTACAACGCGCTATTTACCACGCACGGGCTGACGATGCTGATATTCTTTGTCCTGCCCGTGTTTTTCGGCATCGGGAACTACGTCTTGCCGTTGCTCATCGGGGCCGACGACATGGCGTTCCCCCGCGTCAACGCTATTG
This region includes:
- a CDS encoding fibrillarin-like rRNA/tRNA 2'-O-methyltransferase, with the translated sequence MTLPSGVERHDFGGETSLATQGQPVYGERTDGDWRRWDPHRSKLGAMLAHGMDTGLGGGETVLYLGAAAGTTVSHVADFGGPTYAVEFAPRPVRELLDAAESRRNLFPLLKDARKPESYAHVVEPVDVVVQDVATRGQARVATLNKQFLTDDGRLLAAIKARSEDVTADPDAVFDSVRAELSAEYELLETARLDPYHEDHLGIVARPRKD
- a CDS encoding glutamate--cysteine ligase, translated to MDATGSAEHFTRMGTLGIEEEFYVVDEFGRPTSGTDELVYETEPPAVLDGRLDHELFKCVIETQTPRIDDPANAGDHLRSVRDALVDHAEANGFGIAAAGLHPLAKWRELEHAEKPRYKSQLDRIQYPQHRNTTAGLHVHVGVDDADKAVWVANELRWHLPLMLALSANSPYWNGFDTGLQSARGKIFEALPNTGMPTTFDDYDAFETYEQRMLETGSIDDRGELWFDVRPHSGHGTVEVRAPDGQADPDRVLAFVEYVHELVVDLAERYEDGESGRRLRREFLDENKWRAIRHGQSAELLSRDLSTTRSVEELVEIESDRLGVDGLWELYHRESGAERQRRLRSEEGVMALADSLRLS
- a CDS encoding winged helix-turn-helix domain-containing protein, encoding MSADDNDHDELEDTDDVRDRIEQEADRAVEQFDEGIVDLLAWVLDTETRARIYVHLRQQPESTSEEIAEGTGLYPSTVREALAALTEEEIVTRQKRESDGAGNNPYEYSAISPSDLVNTIVGDIQSELNTVFNLDDHIGGETTLEPDNEPVTISVEDANDDATDADASEATGDDGDESEDGNDDADV
- a CDS encoding phosphopantetheine adenylyltransferase, translated to MNVALGGTFDPIHDGHRALFERAFELGDVTVGLTSDDLAPKTRHDQRHVRPFSERQSALADELAALATDLEREWEVRELTEPTGIATEPQFDTLVVSPETETGGRRINEIREERGHDPLEIEVVPHVRAADGDIISSTRIVEGEIDEHGNLTPNRTGRQNIS
- a CDS encoding cyclin: MYRASDRIEHDEWLSDIEAASDRLDLGTAARSHAVDLFLSTVPEEDRSKQATMAASVYVGALVAGEERSQSAVAEATDVSRLTIQQRWKDLLETAGLEAPGW
- a CDS encoding DUF7511 domain-containing protein, translated to MSVYDPLRDSSARPAGSTRFDYAVDDADNPTELTVFSEQDDELPTHWISVDIEHAVALDEMR
- a CDS encoding helix-turn-helix domain-containing protein, which produces MAKYSTGSGGDSAGGSCELCGSDGGDLQTANVAGATLQVCDSCARDHGENERTTGNDSSRDEQNRKRKAAQNAAKLQDAQRADTSHWEDGADYDDDQLPYLVSKYGERVTEARQDEGLQTSELAEELDLDDADILAVEQGRATQANVGGSTIKALEQYLDIDLVESN
- a CDS encoding acyl-CoA dehydrogenase family protein; this translates as MDLSAAQRAIRDTVREFAVEDIRPKAADADREQSFPEECWDGLADIDITGLTTPAEYGGFDADKPTYALVNEELAYGSLAVATALSVHCLATSCIAQFGSKAVQDDWLPEMVDGRPVGAFALSEPQAGSNPREMSTTARRDGDEYVINGEKQWITNGKRSGVVIVFAKADPDDPDSITQFLVPKDTEGLTVGEKEDKLGLRASDTTPLQFDGVRVPERYQLTEEGKGLAAALSILTTGRVAIAAQAVGLAQSALDEALDYAKEREQFDQPISEFQTIQHKLADMATNVQAARLLTWNAAQQLERGEDARAAASMAKYFASETAVEVANEAIQIHGGYGYTTDYPVERFYRDAKVTTIYEGTSEIQQNIIAQDLLE
- a CDS encoding HAD family hydrolase, encoding MTHDAVIYDLDGTLVRLAVDWDTVTSDVATVLRERNVEPESRDLWEMLTLSSETGHRDAVEAAITDHERTGAHESDRLALAEGLPHSVPVGVCSLNAEEACRAALDVHDLDSYVGPVVGRDTVESPKPDPEGLLAITDEIGVDPEATVFVGDSESDATAAQRAGMTFEWASEFDQARYRA
- a CDS encoding DUF5822 domain-containing protein, translating into MPTVEKTDPDGVDFGWVMQVTFVTTILVGSPLVVLASTAVTLQTWTARALFAVRVGALIWFLTAVCVYLYARYRA
- the panB gene encoding 3-methyl-2-oxobutanoate hydroxymethyltransferase, translating into MPTVRDLQAMAGEEPITMLTAYDAVTASIVDDTGVDVILVGDSMGNAVLGHDDTLPVTLDEMASRVGAVARGADDALVVADMPFLSFGAHESESIQNCGRMLKEEGANAIKLESGPHTVELTERLTELGIPTMAHLGLTPQSVNQTGYTRQATGREEAEEILDLAREHEAAGAFALVLEHIPANLAAKVTEAVDIPTIGIGAGGDCDGQVLVFTDVVGLSESSPPFAEQFGDVRGEVADAVDEYIDAVESGEFPRESHSHTEDELDDLY
- the coxB gene encoding cytochrome c oxidase subunit II; its protein translation is MRLRRRVLQAGLVVVGLSLLAAPVTAQSVNRAAIDDLNEQLLYVALPLTLFVELTLVYVIYRFRNNDDPKPTVDDPALEVTWTAATGAILVFVGVSAFVVMANPYITPAAAEASAGGGDAFAEDTQIDVLAYQWGWEFSYGEASVTTEERLVLPADKNVTFRLRTTDVIHAIYIPQLGVKQDIFPGRTMTARTHATEPGEYRLYCAEMCGAGHSKMDATVVVKNQSGYDAWMENQTTAAG